The proteins below are encoded in one region of Scomber japonicus isolate fScoJap1 chromosome 2, fScoJap1.pri, whole genome shotgun sequence:
- the LOC128373097 gene encoding jupiter microtubule associated homolog 1-like, which produces MTTTTTYQGMEPGSKSSSRVLRPPGGGSNISLGADEEKPPVRKNKMASSVFAEPEDPYANRRNNPPGGKPTGVLCGEPSAPLRRGGNHGMNNSADGTPSDGDNSARDTTENCAAEPEPVPEHQEEAPPAAEEPTGGLLSGRRNPPGGKSSLILG; this is translated from the exons ATGACGACGACCACGACGTATCAAGGGATGGAGCCCGGTTCTAAGAGCAGTTCAAG ggtGTTGCGCCCTCCTGGTGGTGGCTCCAACATTTCACTTGGTGCAGATGAGGAGAAGCCCCCTGTCCGGAAAAACAAGATGGCCTCCAGTGTTTTCGCTGAGCCTGAGGATCCCTATGCTAATCGAAGGAACAACCCACCAG GTGGAAAGCCTACAGGTGTCCTGTGTGGTGAGCCGTCAGCCCCACTGAGGAGAGGCGGGAACCATGGCATGAACAACTCTGCAGATGGCACCCCCTCA GATGGAGACAATTCTGCACGTGATACTACTG AAAACTGTGCTGCTGAGCCTGAACCAGTTCCAGAGCATCAGGAGGAAGCCCCCCCTGCAGCTGAGGAACCCACTGGAGGACTGCTGTCCGGTCGCAGGAATCCCCCTGGTGGCAAATCCAGCCTCATCCTGGGCTGA